From a single Eleginops maclovinus isolate JMC-PN-2008 ecotype Puerto Natales chromosome 20, JC_Emac_rtc_rv5, whole genome shotgun sequence genomic region:
- the si:ch211-112f3.4 gene encoding LOW QUALITY PROTEIN: EF-hand and coiled-coil domain-containing protein 1 (The sequence of the model RefSeq protein was modified relative to this genomic sequence to represent the inferred CDS: inserted 1 base in 1 codon) has translation MERTRAARKSEWLRSALAHHHCPDPGVENEIVVLANGIDQYLQEVFHHLAYPNREDTVSAEDFSALCAVLGIXGKRTISGEKHEEHEEFADVCSGLPGQLCFKDFHSRLCGYFRVRSARRGDCAWRLPVTEDTELVQMQIRVRWPRVRRRKCVTFDLARDHNGPGNRVMKGRAPEDRSESDEVAALRELVEDLRSALQGSDARCLALEVALRRERSRTIPSPPVSAPTVSSPTTSITLVQGKLVPTQRIKGQCSGGDTARKGARRQEIRDPLIRELKLIRSSRDGQLEEAMKFNERAEEELRWAYQEVQKLHSVESALRKENAQIRRRAEEAREALSQGLQRVRMIQQQAQCVPQLQTTITQLEAELQQYRSRCTCIPDPNIQMNPTGEDDVCGKTEEECLQRAVEGKAASDEEEDDRGIREEGPLEVKKHRLHSCGKGCQSHVISQSHLHDRNFISTSFKDSRGRCSRKGPKQEQQGGSFEKEKRPKEEEDKTRPEEKTRLSLLEEKLTDALTLLLQLRNKNVSRRTLGKIVMDTLDVCRAGDGPSQVLQVADALCVRLSSRDLLGIGGDDEGGESREKALVSSSGCQTSSVNPLLISC, from the exons ATGGAGCGCACGAGAGCAGCGCGTAAAAGCGAGTGGCTCCGGAGCGCCCTGGCCCACCACCACTGCCCGGATCCTGGCGTGGAGAACGAAATCGTCGTCTTGGCTAATGGAATAGACCAATACCTGCAGGAGGTCTTCCACCACCTGGCCTACCCCAACCGGGAGGACACGGTGTCGGCGGAGGACTTCAGCGCGCTCTGTGCCGTGCTGGGGA CCGGAAAGAGGACAATCAGTGGAGAAAAACACGAGGAACATGAAGAGTTTGCAGATGTTTGTTCTGGGCTTCCCGGCCAGCTGTGCTTTAAAGACTTCCACTCACGGCTCTGTGGATATTTCCGAGTGCGCAGTGCAAGGAGAGGGGACTGCGCGTGGCGGCTGCCGGTAACCGAGGACACGGAGCTCGTGCAGATGCAGATCAGGGTCCGGTGGCCCCGGGTcaggaggaggaaatgtgtgACTTTTGATCTGGCGAGGGATCACAATGGACCCGGTAACAGGGTGATGAAAGGAAGAGCCCCAGAGGACAGGAGCGAGTCAG atgAGGTAGCAGCTCTGAGGGAGCTGGTGGAGGACCTCCGCTCGGCGCTGCAGGGGAGCGACGCTCGCTGCCTGGCCCTGGAGGTGGCCCTCCGTCGGGAGAGGAGCCGCACCATCCCTTCTCCGCCCGTCTCCGCCCCCACAGTTTCATCTCCAACCACCTCCATCACCCTGGTGCAGGGAAAGCTGGTACCAACACAGAGGATTAAAGGACAGTGCAGTGGAGGAGACACAGCGAGGAAGGGGGCACGCAGACAGGAAATCAGAGACCCTCTTATACGGGAGCTGAAGCTGATCCGCTCCTCACGGGACGGGCAGCTGGAGGAGGCCATGAAGTTCAACGAGCGTGCGGAGGAGGAGCTGCGATGGGCGTACCAGGAGGTGCAGAAGCTTCACAGCGTGGAGTCTGCTCTGAGGAAGGAGAACGCTCAGATCAG GAGGAGGGCAGAGGAGGCCAGGGAGGCTCTGAGTCAGGGGCTGCAGAGGGTCCGGATGATCCAGCAGCAGGCTCAGTGTGTGCCGCAGCTTCAGACCACcatcacacagctggaggcCGAGCTACAGCAGTACAG ATCCCGCTGCACCTGCATCCCTGATCCAAATATACAAATGAACCCAACTGGTGAAGACGACGTCTGTGGCAAGACAG AGGAAGAGTGTCTGCAGAGAGCCGTGGAAGGGAAAGCTGcctctgatgaagaggaggacgacAGAGGGATCAGGGAGGAAGGACCGTTGGAGGTGAAGAAGCACCGGCTGCACAGCTGTGGAAAAGG ATGTCAGAGTCATGTGATCTCTCAGAGTCACCTGCATGATAGAAACTTCATCAGCACTTCTTTTAAggacagcagggggcgctgcagccGGAAGGGACCGAAACAAGAGCAGCAGGGAGGGAGctttgagaaagaaaag AGGcccaaagaagaggaggacaaGACAAGGCCGGAGGAGAAGACACGTCTGTCTCTGCTGGAGGAGAAACTCACTGATGCcctcacactgctgctgcagctACGCaacaag AACGTGTCCCGCAGGACCCTGGGGAAGATAGTGATGGATACTCTGGATGTGTGCAGGGCTGGAGACG GTCCCTCTCAGGTGCTGCAGGTAGCTGACGCGCTCTGTGTCCGGCTGTCCTCCAGGGATCTCCTGGGAATCGGAGGGGATGATGAAGGaggggagagcagagagaaagccCTGGTTTCATCTTCAGGGTGTCAAACCAGCAGCGTAAACCCTCTGCTCATCTCCTGTTAA